The following proteins come from a genomic window of Micromonospora zamorensis:
- a CDS encoding branched-chain amino acid ABC transporter permease: MHFDELIGHLGQHTVDGLSKGAIYALIALGYTLVYGVLRLINFAHSEVFMVGTFAVLIVWNQLGVQNNPPIGQAILLLVLGLVVAAVASGGTALALERIAYRPLRRKNAPPLIFLITAIGLSLVFVELFGQVLPKLLGGALPDVFGRPRQIVGMPTIIQQETLFTIGNTAITNIQLIVFVSAVAMMALLDWFINRTRYGRGVRAVAQNPETAALMGVNQERVIMLIFVLGGIMAGAAALLWSMRFGFTQNSIGFVLGLKAFTAAVLGGIGNLRGALLGGLFLGIVEVYGATLFASNWEDVIAFVVLIVVLMFRPTGLLGESLGRARA; encoded by the coding sequence GTGCATTTCGATGAACTGATCGGCCATCTCGGCCAGCACACGGTCGACGGCCTGTCCAAGGGTGCGATCTACGCCCTGATCGCCCTCGGCTACACCCTCGTCTACGGCGTCCTTCGCCTGATCAACTTCGCGCACTCCGAGGTGTTCATGGTCGGTACCTTCGCGGTGCTGATCGTCTGGAACCAGCTCGGAGTGCAAAATAACCCGCCTATCGGCCAGGCGATCCTGTTACTGGTGCTCGGTCTGGTCGTCGCGGCGGTCGCCTCCGGCGGCACGGCCCTGGCGCTCGAACGGATCGCGTACCGGCCGTTGCGACGCAAGAACGCGCCGCCGCTGATCTTCCTGATCACCGCGATCGGCCTGTCGCTGGTCTTCGTGGAGCTGTTCGGGCAGGTCCTGCCCAAACTGCTTGGTGGCGCGTTGCCGGATGTGTTCGGCCGACCCCGGCAGATCGTCGGTATGCCGACGATCATCCAGCAGGAGACCCTGTTCACCATCGGCAACACGGCGATCACGAACATCCAGCTCATCGTCTTCGTCTCGGCCGTGGCCATGATGGCGCTGCTGGACTGGTTCATCAACCGCACCCGGTACGGCCGGGGTGTGCGGGCCGTGGCCCAGAACCCGGAAACCGCCGCGCTGATGGGCGTCAACCAGGAGCGCGTGATCATGCTGATCTTCGTGCTCGGAGGCATCATGGCCGGCGCCGCCGCGCTGTTGTGGAGCATGCGGTTCGGCTTCACGCAGAACAGCATCGGCTTCGTGCTCGGCCTGAAGGCGTTCACCGCAGCGGTGCTCGGCGGCATCGGCAACCTGCGCGGTGCGCTGCTGGGTGGCCTCTTCCTCGGCATCGTCGAGGTCTACGGCGCGACGCTCTTCGCGTCCAACTGGGAGGACGTCATCGCCTTCGTGGTGCTGATCGTGGTGCTGATGTTCCGGCCCACCGGCCTGTTGGGTGAGTCGCTCGGGAGGGCCCGCGCATGA